The following coding sequences are from one Sphingobium sp. Cam5-1 window:
- a CDS encoding LPS-assembly protein LptD: MLAASAALACMGEMPHAFAQELQSPQVPVSAPDAPVPATDEEIGFAADALEYDNNTEIVTATGNVQLLRQGNRLRADKVVWNRTTGQVEARGNVSATDPEGNIAYGDRFQITDTLKDGTVENMLLVLQSGGRLAAVQGVRVNGVYTLHKAAYTGCSVVDSDGCPKEPTWQIKAVKVVYDPVAARVRYRNASVEIFGLPLIPLPGFSHPVGDTGGTGLLVPNLRYDRNNGVEVALPYYIKLAPNRDLTITPHVYSKTLPMLEANFRHRWDRGAYQITGYVTNARRIGASSSLPSSTGPAGSEKGFRGYVDASGAMQLTPEWSVNGSLRVASDRTFLRRYDISRDDRLRSTLGAQRIGENSYFSIAGWAVQTLRLGDPQGQTPIALPVIDYRLRMIDPLLGGRIQFQANSLAITRTHGQDTQRAFAAFEWNLRKLTGMGQEVNFTTYLRGDVYHSSDNLQNNIARYAGDPGWQARGIAAAAIDVRWPFMGEAFGGVQRIAPRVQIVAAPKLANLSVPNEDARAIDLEDSNLFALNRFAGYDRFEDSTRITYGLEYSLSLPGFSLESVVGQSYRLNSRESILPDGTGLSDRMSDIVGRTTVRFRDFVSLIHRFRLDKDGLDVRRNEIDATIGSRKTYAMVGYLRLNRNAATGLEDLQDREELRFGGRVQFARFWSVFGSTVVDLTDRKEDPLSVSDGYEPVRHRLGIAYQDDCLTLGLTWRRDYLAAGDARKGNSFQLRLAFRNIGI, from the coding sequence ATGCTGGCCGCAAGCGCGGCGCTCGCCTGCATGGGCGAGATGCCGCATGCCTTCGCGCAGGAGCTGCAATCGCCGCAGGTGCCCGTCAGCGCGCCGGACGCGCCTGTACCCGCGACCGATGAAGAAATCGGTTTTGCGGCGGACGCCCTGGAATATGACAATAATACGGAAATCGTTACGGCCACCGGCAACGTCCAGCTGCTCAGGCAAGGCAACCGGCTGCGCGCGGACAAGGTGGTGTGGAACCGGACGACCGGTCAGGTGGAAGCGCGCGGCAATGTCTCGGCAACCGATCCTGAAGGCAATATCGCTTATGGCGACCGCTTCCAGATAACCGACACGCTGAAGGACGGCACGGTCGAAAACATGCTGCTGGTGCTTCAGTCGGGCGGCCGATTGGCGGCGGTGCAGGGCGTTCGGGTGAACGGCGTCTATACGTTGCACAAGGCCGCTTATACCGGCTGCAGCGTAGTGGACAGCGACGGCTGCCCCAAGGAACCCACTTGGCAGATCAAGGCGGTAAAGGTCGTCTACGACCCCGTCGCCGCTCGCGTGCGCTACCGCAATGCCAGCGTGGAAATATTCGGCCTGCCGCTCATTCCGCTGCCCGGCTTTTCGCACCCGGTCGGTGACACGGGCGGCACCGGGCTGCTTGTGCCAAACCTGCGCTACGACCGGAATAACGGCGTCGAAGTCGCCCTGCCCTATTACATCAAGCTGGCGCCAAACCGCGATCTGACGATCACGCCGCATGTCTATTCCAAGACGCTGCCGATGCTGGAGGCGAATTTCCGCCATCGCTGGGACCGTGGCGCTTATCAGATCACCGGATATGTGACCAATGCACGGCGCATCGGTGCCAGCAGTTCCCTGCCCAGCTCCACCGGCCCAGCGGGATCGGAAAAGGGCTTCCGCGGCTATGTCGATGCCAGCGGCGCCATGCAACTGACGCCGGAATGGAGCGTCAACGGATCGCTTCGCGTAGCGAGCGACCGCACCTTCCTGCGTCGCTATGACATCAGCCGCGACGATCGGCTGCGTTCGACCCTGGGCGCTCAGCGCATCGGCGAGAACAGCTATTTCTCCATCGCTGGCTGGGCCGTACAGACGCTGCGCCTTGGCGATCCGCAGGGGCAAACGCCGATCGCGCTGCCCGTGATCGACTATCGCCTGCGCATGATCGACCCGCTACTCGGTGGCCGGATACAGTTTCAGGCGAACAGCCTCGCGATCACCCGCACCCACGGCCAGGATACGCAGCGCGCCTTCGCAGCCTTTGAATGGAACCTGCGCAAGCTGACGGGCATGGGGCAGGAGGTGAATTTCACCACCTATCTGCGCGGCGACGTCTATCACAGCAGTGACAATCTACAGAACAACATCGCCCGTTATGCCGGCGATCCCGGCTGGCAGGCGCGCGGCATCGCCGCGGCCGCGATCGACGTCCGCTGGCCCTTCATGGGTGAGGCCTTCGGCGGCGTGCAGAGGATCGCGCCCCGCGTACAGATCGTTGCCGCACCCAAGCTGGCAAATCTTTCCGTCCCCAATGAAGACGCGCGCGCCATCGATCTGGAGGACAGCAACCTCTTCGCGCTCAATCGCTTCGCAGGCTATGACCGGTTCGAAGATTCGACCCGCATCACCTACGGTCTGGAATATAGCCTCTCCCTGCCCGGCTTTTCGCTGGAAAGCGTGGTCGGCCAGAGCTACCGCCTTAACAGTCGCGAAAGCATCCTGCCCGACGGCACCGGCCTTTCCGATCGCATGTCCGACATCGTCGGCCGCACGACCGTCCGTTTCCGGGATTTTGTCAGCCTCATCCACCGTTTCCGCCTGGACAAGGACGGGCTGGACGTACGCCGTAACGAAATCGACGCGACGATCGGCAGCCGCAAAACCTATGCCATGGTCGGCTATCTCCGGTTAAACCGGAACGCCGCGACGGGGCTTGAGGATTTGCAGGACCGCGAGGAACTACGTTTCGGCGGCCGTGTGCAGTTCGCCCGCTTCTGGTCCGTTTTCGGGTCCACCGTCGTCGATCTGACCGACAGGAAAGAAGATCCGCTCAGCGTCTCCGATGGCTACGAACCCGTCCGTCACCGGCTCGGCATCGCCTATCAGGATGACTGTCTGACGCTGGGCCTGACGTGGCGTCGCGATTATCTGGCCGCCGGTGACGCGCGAAAGGGCAATAGCTTCCAACTACGGCTGGCTTTTCGGAATATCGGCATATAA
- a CDS encoding peptidylprolyl isomerase, producing the protein MQPVVSPPSRLGQSLRTSARALLLSSILLGSIGSPVAAQTVNDDEGVAAQQLNLPKDVTVFGKSDPNVRKATAIVNGRIITGTDVDQRLALILAANGGKVSPEERERLRVQVLRNLIDETLQIQEAAAHDIKIDKSEIDQSYERVAANFKQSPAQFDQYLRAQGSAPASIKRQIEGELAWSRLLRRNIQPFVNVSADEVKSVVDRMNAAKGSDEYRIGEIYLSATPENEAQIVSNARNIIEQIKQGGSFAAYARQFSEASTAAVGGDLGWVRPAQLPDELAKAANEMQVGQLAGPIPVPGGISVIYVMDKRKVLTADPRDSLLSLKQLSISFPPGTTKEQASAKAASFAAQIKTIKGCGQANELGGKIGADVVDNDNVKVRDLPPQLQEILLGLQVGEATPPFGSVNDGVRVLVVCGRDEANNAAAPNPEQIMAQLEEERVNKRARIYLRDLRRDAIIDYN; encoded by the coding sequence ATGCAGCCTGTCGTTTCCCCGCCTTCCCGCCTTGGACAATCGCTTCGGACCAGCGCGCGCGCCTTGCTCCTGTCCTCTATCCTGCTGGGATCGATCGGCAGCCCTGTCGCGGCCCAGACCGTCAATGACGATGAAGGGGTCGCCGCGCAGCAGTTGAACCTGCCCAAGGACGTGACCGTCTTTGGCAAAAGCGATCCCAATGTCCGCAAGGCTACGGCCATCGTCAACGGCCGCATCATCACCGGCACCGACGTGGATCAGCGCCTGGCGCTCATCCTCGCCGCGAATGGCGGCAAGGTGTCGCCAGAGGAACGGGAGCGGCTGCGCGTGCAGGTGCTGCGCAACCTCATCGACGAGACGCTTCAGATTCAGGAAGCCGCCGCCCACGACATCAAGATCGACAAGTCGGAAATCGACCAGAGCTATGAACGTGTCGCGGCGAACTTCAAACAGTCGCCCGCCCAGTTCGACCAATATCTGCGCGCTCAGGGCAGCGCGCCCGCGAGCATCAAGCGCCAGATCGAAGGCGAACTGGCGTGGAGCCGCCTGCTCCGCCGCAACATCCAGCCCTTCGTCAACGTCTCCGCCGATGAAGTGAAGTCGGTCGTCGATCGTATGAACGCGGCCAAGGGTAGCGACGAATATCGCATTGGTGAGATCTACCTGTCGGCAACGCCCGAAAATGAGGCGCAGATCGTCTCGAATGCCCGCAACATCATCGAACAGATCAAGCAGGGCGGCAGCTTCGCTGCTTACGCCCGACAGTTTTCCGAAGCATCAACGGCTGCGGTCGGCGGCGACCTCGGCTGGGTTCGCCCGGCGCAGTTGCCCGATGAACTGGCCAAGGCCGCCAATGAGATGCAGGTTGGGCAGCTCGCTGGTCCCATCCCCGTTCCGGGCGGCATCTCCGTCATCTATGTCATGGACAAGCGCAAGGTGCTGACCGCTGACCCGCGCGACTCTCTGCTCAGCCTCAAGCAATTGTCGATCAGCTTCCCGCCCGGCACGACCAAGGAGCAGGCGAGTGCCAAGGCAGCCAGCTTCGCCGCGCAGATCAAGACGATCAAGGGATGCGGCCAGGCGAATGAACTGGGTGGCAAGATCGGCGCCGATGTCGTGGACAATGACAATGTGAAGGTGCGCGACCTGCCGCCGCAGCTGCAGGAAATCCTGCTGGGCCTGCAGGTTGGTGAAGCGACGCCTCCCTTTGGCTCGGTCAATGACGGCGTGCGCGTTCTCGTCGTTTGCGGCCGCGATGAAGCCAACAACGCCGCCGCGCCGAACCCCGAACAGATCATGGCTCAGCTGGAGGAAGAACGGGTCAACAAGCGCGCCCGCATCTATCTGCGTGACCTTCGCCGCGATGCCATCATCGACTATAATTGA
- the pdxA gene encoding 4-hydroxythreonine-4-phosphate dehydrogenase PdxA, producing MPSSTIIDPASARPELAPFAVPLGDPAGIGPEIVAKSWVMREARGLPTFFAVGDAASLRRVWSGPVAPIATPQEAAALFDTALPCLQVADAGDIVPGSPSIDGARTAFQALEVAVGLARTESAAGIVTAPVGKEQLYGVGFTHPGQTEFIAERCGVAPHNAVMMLAGPSLKVVPITIHIPLAEVASALTIDLIRARAMTTVKGLQRNFGIPRPRIVVAGLNPHAGEGGALGREEIDIISPAIESLRAEGMDIVGPLSADGLFHARARETYDAVLCMYHDQALIPLKTLHFDEGVNITLGLPIVRTSPDHGTAFGIAGTDSANPGAMMAALKMAAESARSRLSHGG from the coding sequence ATGCCATCATCGACTATAATTGATCCAGCCTCGGCTCGACCGGAGCTGGCACCTTTTGCCGTCCCGCTGGGCGACCCGGCGGGGATCGGGCCGGAAATCGTAGCGAAAAGCTGGGTGATGCGCGAAGCACGCGGATTGCCCACCTTTTTCGCCGTGGGTGATGCTGCATCGTTACGCCGGGTCTGGTCCGGCCCTGTCGCCCCAATAGCCACACCGCAAGAGGCAGCGGCGCTGTTCGACACCGCGCTTCCCTGCCTCCAGGTTGCCGACGCCGGTGACATCGTACCGGGCTCCCCCAGCATCGACGGTGCGCGCACTGCGTTTCAGGCACTGGAAGTGGCGGTCGGCCTCGCCCGCACCGAATCGGCCGCCGGGATCGTCACCGCCCCTGTCGGCAAGGAACAGCTTTACGGCGTCGGCTTCACCCATCCCGGCCAGACCGAGTTCATCGCCGAACGTTGCGGCGTAGCCCCCCACAATGCGGTGATGATGCTGGCCGGTCCTTCATTGAAGGTCGTGCCCATCACCATCCATATCCCGCTGGCGGAGGTCGCCTCGGCCCTGACCATCGACCTGATCCGCGCCCGCGCCATGACCACGGTCAAGGGATTGCAGCGCAATTTCGGCATCCCCCGCCCGCGCATCGTCGTCGCCGGACTCAACCCTCATGCGGGTGAGGGCGGCGCGCTGGGCCGGGAAGAAATCGACATCATCAGCCCCGCGATCGAATCGCTACGGGCGGAAGGCATGGACATTGTCGGCCCCCTCTCCGCCGATGGCCTGTTCCACGCCCGCGCCCGCGAAACCTACGACGCGGTGCTGTGCATGTATCATGACCAGGCACTGATCCCCCTCAAGACGCTGCATTTCGATGAGGGCGTCAACATCACCCTCGGCCTGCCGATCGTGCGCACCTCACCGGACCATGGCACTGCCTTCGGCATTGCCGGAACGGACAGCGCAAACCCCGGCGCGATGATGGCCGCGCTCAAGATGGCGGCGGAATCCGCGCGATCGCGGTTAAGCCATGGGGGCTGA
- the rsmA gene encoding 16S rRNA (adenine(1518)-N(6)/adenine(1519)-N(6))-dimethyltransferase RsmA, which yields MGADTRPVLPPLREVIAAHGLQASKALGQNFLLDEQLLDRIAAIPGSLKDQPAFEVGPGPGGLTRAILRAGARLVAVERDRRCLPALAELSDAFPGQLRVISGDAMQVDAHAEAGEHTHIIANLPYNVGTALLIGWLSVEWNPLPWWSSLTLMFQMEVAERIVAKPGGDHYGRLAVLSQWRSDARIAMKVHRSAFTPPPKVMSAVVHITPKPAPDGVQLKHLERLTAAAFGQRRKMLRQSLKGLPGALEALEQVGIDAQRRAETVSVEEFVEVARVMGGRKP from the coding sequence ATGGGGGCTGATACGCGGCCGGTCCTGCCGCCATTGCGTGAAGTCATCGCTGCGCACGGCCTGCAAGCGAGCAAGGCGCTCGGCCAGAACTTCCTGCTCGATGAACAGTTGCTCGATCGCATTGCCGCCATCCCCGGATCACTGAAGGATCAGCCCGCGTTTGAGGTTGGACCCGGCCCCGGCGGCCTGACTCGCGCGATCCTGCGAGCCGGAGCGCGGCTGGTCGCTGTCGAGCGGGATCGCCGCTGCCTGCCCGCCCTTGCTGAATTGTCAGACGCCTTCCCCGGCCAGTTGCGCGTCATATCCGGCGACGCCATGCAGGTGGACGCGCACGCCGAAGCTGGCGAACATACCCACATCATAGCCAACCTGCCTTATAATGTCGGCACCGCCCTGCTGATCGGCTGGCTGTCTGTGGAATGGAACCCGCTGCCCTGGTGGTCCTCCCTGACGCTCATGTTCCAGATGGAAGTCGCCGAACGCATCGTCGCGAAGCCCGGTGGCGACCATTATGGCCGCCTCGCCGTCCTGTCCCAATGGCGCAGCGACGCCCGCATCGCCATGAAAGTGCACCGCAGCGCCTTCACCCCGCCGCCCAAAGTCATGTCCGCCGTGGTGCACATCACGCCCAAACCGGCACCTGATGGCGTGCAACTAAAACATCTAGAACGCCTCACCGCCGCCGCCTTCGGCCAACGCCGCAAGATGCTACGCCAAAGCCTCAAAGGTCTACCGGGAGCGTTGGAGGCGCTGGAGCAAGTCGGCATAGATGCCCAGAGGCGGGCCGAAACGGTGAGCGTCGAGGAGTTTGTCGAAGTGGCCCGGGTGATGGGAGGGCGAAAGCCCTAA